Proteins from a genomic interval of Quercus lobata isolate SW786 chromosome 11, ValleyOak3.0 Primary Assembly, whole genome shotgun sequence:
- the LOC115967834 gene encoding uncharacterized protein LOC115967834 — MGGVRSFHFESKSFQLVVEEGGRFFLLRIFERGKFAMRSVFMSKNAAHWLMFCIEHLVVGKSFKQFFTLREGDTAFTLQWCSNSSGQFLLLTELKAGGTRRSIIIPEGKERYGWRVFGLELRKLLFPSHYAVGGNGPPKFIPQVRKYNMEDQNSRTFAEVVQGIHGRTEVRKQLSHFGPTAKEKLIQLGKEKKGENLKLSGAKMGEIPVSKSERLGVVGRIWREQRLSEVAEVGKQKLADTRLHFSNFLNSKADEKGKKSDFRRSCWSGRGLVIEVDGIGRRRVSWVRKKGGVSKIRGMAREGP; from the exons ATGGGGGGGGTACGTAGCTTTCACTTTGAGTCTAAATCTTTTCAACTAGTTGTAGAGGAAGGGGGTCGTTTTTTCTTATTAAGGATTTTTGAGAGGGGCAAGTTTGCCATGAGATCAGTTTTCATGAGCAAGAATGCAGCCCATTGGTTAATGTTTTGCATTGAACACCTTGTTGTTGGGAAGAGCTTCAAGCAGTTTTTCACTCTTAGAGAGGGTGACACTGCCTTCACTCTCCAATGGTGTTCCAACTCCTCAGGCCAGTTCTTGCTGTTAACTGAACTCAAAGCTGGTGGGACTAGGAGATCGATTATTATACCGGAAGGCAAAGAAAGATACGGTTGGAGGGTGTTTGGTCTAGAACTAAGGAAATTGTTGTTTCCTTCTCATTATGCAGTGGGTGGAAATGGTCCTCCTAAGTTCATTCCTCAGGTGCGGAAGTATAACATGGAGGACCAAAACTCTAGAACTTTTGCTGAAGTTGTGCAAGGCATTCATGGAAGAACTGAGGTTAGAAAGCAGCTGTCACATTTTGGACCCACAGCCAAAGAGAAGCTAATACAGCTGggaaaggagaaaaaagggGAGAATCTGAAACTCTCAGGTGCAAAAATGGGGGAAATTCCAGTGAGCAAGTCTGAAAGGTTGGGGGTGGTGGGAAGGATTTGGAGGGAGCAACGGTTGAGTGAGGTGGCTGAGGTGGGTAAGCAGAAGCTGGCAGATACTAGGTTACATTtctcaaactttttgaattcaaaagcTGATGAAAAGGGGAAGAAGTCTGATTTTAGGAGATCTTGCTGGTCAGGGAGAGGACTTGTCATAGAGGTTGATGGGATAGGGAGGAGACGGGTCTCTTGGGTTAGAAAGAAAGGGGGAGTTTCAAAGATCAGAGGGATGGCACGTGAA GGTCCTTAA